One Bacteroidota bacterium genomic window, ATTGTTTGAGTGACAATACCTCCGGCTGTTCCGCGCCAGCCGGCGTGCATCGCCGCGACGGCGTGGTTTTGCGAATCGTAAACAAATACCGGAACGCAATCCGCCACGCTGACGCAGAGGAAGACCCGACGTGATGCCGTGACTAACGCATCGCAATCGGGATACGACCCCGGACTGTTTGCAACTTTCGCAACACTACTGTGAACCTGGCGGGGGATGGCAAGTTCGGCAGGTTGTATCCCCAATGAACCGAAAAACAACTCCCGATTCTTCCTGACATTCTCCTCGCTATCGCCTACACCAAACGAAAGGTTCATACCGAACGGCGACTGACCACCGATGGCTGTACTCATCCCGAATCGAACAGACGGAAATTTCCGGAAACACGAGGCGCTAATGACGGAGTGGTTTGCCGTCATCTGCAGTTACTTTCGGTATGCGAATAATCACAGTTGTTCCCTCGTTGACGATGCTTTCGATTGCAATACTGCCGTTCATATCTTCAATCGTTTTCTTCACAATTGCAAGGCCGAGTCCCATTCCGTCCGTCTTGGTGGAGAAGTTGGGCTGGAAGAGTTTGCCTTTGATGTCATCCGGAATGCCGCAGCCGAAATCCCGGATGCGAATTTCAATTTCTGTTCCTGCGTCGGCACTTGATACCTCAACTCTTCCCTCCCCGTCCATTGCCTGAATGCCGTTGCGGATAATGTTAATGAACGCCCTGCGCAGTTCTTCCCGATCCGCCATAATCGGAGGGAGATGTTGCTCGAGCATGATGCTGAATTCCACCTTCTGATCCTGCTCGAAAAGGTATGCCGCCTCGCGTACAATGTCATTTACGCTGCACCGTTCAAGCCGGGCGCTCGGCATGCGGGCAAAACTTGAAAACTCGGAGGCAATCCGCCCCAACGCATCCACCTGACGGATCACCATCTGACTGATTTCCTCGAATATCTCATCGAAATTCTCCACTTTGTCACGGTACGTTTGCCGCAAGTGTTGAATGGCGAGTTTCATCGGTGTAAGCGGATTCTTGATTTCATGCGCGACTTGTTTTGCCATTTCCTTCCAGGCAAGTTCGCGTTCATATTGGACGAGATTCTCCCTGTTTCGCTTGAGATCTTTTGTCATGGTTTCAAATGAGCGAACCAGATCCTCGATCTCGCCAACGGCTTTGATGCCGACTTTGACGTCAAGGTCACCTTGCGATACGCGCTTCGTTGCCTCCGTGAGCTTCTGAATCGGTGCGGCGATTCGATTCGCAAAGGCGATGGCCAACAGCGCCATGCCGATGAAGATAATTGCCGAAACACCGAACAGGAACGCGTTTGTCCGTGCAACATCCTCGTCAATCTGATCCTGCCTGTAGAGGGTGGGAACGGCAATGACGCCGATGATACTCTCCGCCGTATCGATGATGGGCTTGTAGCCGACCGCGTATCTGTACAATCCGATATTCTCCATCTCGAAATGAAAGCGCTTCCCCACCACAAAAACTTCCGCGTAGGCTGTGCCGCTGAGCCGCCGGTCGAGAATGCCCGACTCGTAGAGTTCGGGCCGGCTGCTCACGAACAGTGTGTTGCCGATATAAATGTTGAAATCGGATTTCATCCCCGATACTAAATGCTCGGTTGAAACTTCACTGGCGAGCTGCCCGATGAGACTGTCCCGCGTTGCTACAGGGGTGAGTTTATCTTCAATCATTTGAGTTTCCTGACTCAGCCGTTGTGCGAGATACTCCTCCACACGTTCGCGTGCAAAGCTCCGTGTGTAATTCGAGATGATAATCACGGGGAGAGCCGACACAATTAACAACGCAACCAGCAATCTGTCGCGAAACGTGAAGCGATAGGGCTTTCTTCTTGCCCACTGCACAACCAGGAATGCTGCAAATCCCCCTATTAGTACAAGCCCGAAATAGACCAGCGTGCGCACAACACCGAAGACGTGCCAGAAGAAACCCAGCGACTCCATACGCAACGCCACAATACGATCGCCGGAGGGAAGTCGTCTCGCAAAATACGTCTCGTAGTCTCGGCCGGCAATCGTCTCATGAACCCACATTGATGTAACAGTCGAATCCTTGAAGCGTTCGCGGGCTTCCGGGGGAATGCGATAGCCCACCGGCAACGTCAAATTGCCGGAAGAGAGTGCCCGTTCGCCCTTGAATTCGGTTACTGAAATCGTGCGGTAGAATGATTCGATTTTCTCGTGAGAAGCAGTCTGAAACACACGCGGAGTTTCACCACGGAACAATGATTGTTGCGCAGCCGAGATCACCACAACGCCATAGCCGAGCAACTCGTCGGCCGCACGGATTGGCAGGGACCCTGCATACACCTTTATCGCCTCCATCCCTGATCCGGCTTCACGCACATCAATCTGTGTCGTGTGATTCTTTAGCACGGCAAGGCTTGCCTCCTGAGCGGCTGCGGATTGCTCACCGATGGCAAACCGGCTGATCTCCTGGCCATCGGGGGTGTAGATAGTAAACGAGCAATTGAAGCCCTGCTGCGCAGCGTTACTTCCGGCCCAGCTTGTAAAAGCGAGCCGCTCCAGTTCCTCCTTGTCGCCGTGCAGCAGAACGTCAAACGCCTCATCTGTAACAAAACTCTGCAATGCTTCGTTGATGTTGAACGTGAACCACGCGTCCGTCGGGCGAAGAACGTCGCGGGCAAAGAGCTCAACGCGTTCCCGGTCTCTTTCCTGTATCACTTGACTGAGAAGAGGATAGAAAAAGACCGCAGACAACGCGAGGACACTCACGGCATTCCCCAGCAGAATCGGCTTCCGCCTGTATCGCCTGTTCCGGTGAACGAAGAATGCAAAGATGAGTATTCCGGAACCGAAGAACAGCCGAAACGACGTTGACATGAGGGGCGTCTCCTGCACAACACCGAATACGACCGAAGCAAGAACATACAAACCCGCCATGAAGATCCAGGGCTTGATGTCGCGACCTGTTCTGTCGCTTTCGAACAATGAGACAATAAATCTCGTGAGCGCGACAGCAACGACAATCAGCGATGCACTAATGACGAAGAGATTGAACACCATCAGCGCCAACTCAAGTGGTGGAACGATCACTGTCGGATCGTTGAAGCGGAAATTGGAATCAATCACGGCGCTTCGTATCGTGGCGGCGTATCCCCTCAAGAGCAGGTAGATGAGTGCCGCAACTGCAACTGCTGCCACAATGCGCATGGGCAGCCACATTCTCCTCTCCGGCGAACCGGTCGGTTCGTCCCGGACAAACCGGAATACACCTGCAACGTTGGTAAAGAGCGCAAGCGACGTCAGTGTCATCTCACCCACTGACTTCGCCAGCCCGTTGCCGAATTTGGATGCAAAATGACCCGGATCGAAAATACTCCATTGGACAAGTATCTGAGGAACTTCAAGCCAAAGCAGGAGATAGCGGACAATCCAAATGATGGCTGTGATTCCGACTATTCGGAGAAACAGCGATGTGAGGTTGGATAGAATCCGTGCTGCGTAGAGCGCTAAAACAAACATGCCCAACACCAACAATCCAACTTTCACTTTGTGAAAGCGTGCTGCAACCAATTCCAGGTATGCGGAACGAGAGAATTTCACGATGCTTGCAACGCCGAGCTTTCTGCCGTCGATGCCTGAAAGAACCGTCGAAGCGTAGCGGCCGTCTTTGGGTAGTTCCGCATGTTCAGAGTAGTTGATATCAACATTCACTCCGAAATCCTCGCTCAGTTTTTTTGCCAAACCTGCTGGAGTAATGAATTTGTTGCTGAGGGGATAGTTGACTTCAATGGTCTGCCGGATGAGAACGGCCCCCACGACCTCACCCTCAACACGCACCGGAGTGATGACAAAAAGTTGCGAGAATATCGGCCCGCGGGTGACATACGATGTGAGTACCCCTTGGAGAGCGACAGCAATTTCACGCTGATTGACGATACCGCTTCTTCCGTGCCACGCAACCAGAACCCCCTCCTTGTCATATACTTCAGCGCCCACATCCTGATTGCGGGATATTCGTGCACTCTGGGAGAAGAGGGCATCGGCATCATTCGTTTTTCCGGTCAAATACTGAGTTACATCTTCGTGACGCGCAAGCTCAGCGGCAATGCGGCGGGCCTTGCGTTGAACGCCGCTGAATTCGGTCCGTATCGCAGCGAGTTGCTCGTTGCTTTTCGATTCGGTGATGCTGTCCCAATTGCGCGTGTAGTATGAGATTGTTGTGTACTCAGCAACCTGCAGAATGGCCAATATCCCGATAATAAAAAAGACGATGCCGAAGGATCGTCTTTGCACGGATAAGGATTCGATGTAAGACCGCAGTCTTGCGACCATCTATTTCAGTAGATGTTGATTTCGGAAATCACCCACTTGTCTGCCGACTTCATCAGCGCCACGTATACTTGGGCAATTTCGCGAGCGCCCTTGTGACTGAACACGGCAGTTCCTGTTGCGTAGGGCATTGCTTCTGTTTCGCCGACAGCAGAGAATTCGAAGCTAATGACTTTGCGGGATTTGAGAAAGTTCTCAAGAATGTAATACGCATGATTCGAGCTGAAGTAGCCGTTTTCCTCTCCTTTCAATGTTACCTGCACTTTGAGTCCTAAGTACGGCGAAAAGACGGAGACCTTTGAGATTTCGAACCCGTGCTGTATTTCCTCAAAGACAACGCGGAAATCCCTCGAACCTGTCGGAATTTCCTGCGCTTTTCCTACCGGTACGAAACAGATGGCAAGGAACACTGCAAGAGGTAGAACAAATCTCATAACACTCTCATCAACGATAGTTCAAAGTAAAAGGAATCCATCCAAAAGTCAATTCACTTTCCGAACTTGGCAATCAGGGTGTTGCGCCGTGTTTCGCCATTTCGGTACGAAAGGTCGGAGGGGATTCTCGCTCCACCTGCAACTTTTTGCCAGTCGAATGACACTCTGCTCTCCGAAATAGCAATCACGCGAAACGAATAGTATTGGTTGTCCCAAGTCCACACTACATAGACATTCTCAGGCTCGGCAGATACGCGGCGTGCTGAAGACCAAGCTGTCGGGGAAATAGCATGACGTTCCGGAAAATCATCCCTCTGCCCCAAGTCTTGAATATCTGAATCGTCTCTGACGATAAATTCCGACCCTTCATCACTGATCGAGAAATATACATCAGCTCCTTCATCGGCGAAGCTCACGACATCTTCCGAAGAAAAATCAAAGCCCGACTTGTTCGGGAAACTCTCCTTGTCGTGAAGAATGACTTCATTCGCTTCGGGCTCCTGTCGGGTGTCCGCCCGATTAATAACAACAACGGGCGCGGGTTGCACAGGAAGGATGCAAACCGTCCCTCCTATCAACACCGGTGGCGGAGGTACAATCGGATGCGGATGCACGGGCGGCCGAGGTGTTTCAGGGGGCGGCGGCGGAGTTGCCGGTTGTTCGGCCGGACGTGTTTCCGCCGGACGTCCGCCCGGATTTCGGGAACCGGTCTCGGTTGTTGCCGGATCCCGCGTGTTCCCGATTTTCCTCTGGCCATATCCATCTATGGCAACGAATAATGTTGCCACTGCAATTGTCAACACGATTGTCTTCATGGTATTTCTCTCTATGTATGTGAGACAAAGAACGCGCAAAAACAAACAATGGAGAACGGCACCACTCATCCGGCCACCATCAAGTCCGTACGAGCGGCACCTGCTTCTCCACTGTATTCAACGTGCCCCGCCTCTGCTCGTTCACTTCACACACCACTTCACCCTAACCAACCACTCAGCCACAACAACACCATCAGCACCGGGGCAACGTTGAGATGTCCATTATCGCTGATGATCAGAATGTACGGTCGTCCTCTCTCCTCCTGCACCTTTTCCCGCCTTCAGCATCGGGTTTGATTGCTGCAACTGATACGCCCAATCGAAGGTTACCCTGCTTGGCGAAATATTCGACACTCTGAACTTCGCATAATGATCATCCCACGTCCAGACAACATACGTATGGCCGGGAATAAGTTGCACGTCCCGCGTCGGCGACCATCCTGAATTCGGCGCTTCCCGAATATCAAGAATTGAG contains:
- the pgeF gene encoding peptidoglycan editing factor PgeF; translation: MSTAIGGQSPFGMNLSFGVGDSEENVRKNRELFFGSLGIQPAELAIPRQVHSSVAKVANSPGSYPDCDALVTASRRVFLCVSVADCVPVFVYDSQNHAVAAMHAGWRGTAGGIVTQTINLMRREYGTQPSKCVAFIGPAASVCCYAVGGEVASQFAGQFVVHRNGGIFVDLKSANARQLEECGISPGAIETSPLCTISEPFLHSYRREKGNSGRMMGTIGIL
- a CDS encoding HAMP domain-containing protein, producing the protein MQRRSFGIVFFIIGILAILQVAEYTTISYYTRNWDSITESKSNEQLAAIRTEFSGVQRKARRIAAELARHEDVTQYLTGKTNDADALFSQSARISRNQDVGAEVYDKEGVLVAWHGRSGIVNQREIAVALQGVLTSYVTRGPIFSQLFVITPVRVEGEVVGAVLIRQTIEVNYPLSNKFITPAGLAKKLSEDFGVNVDINYSEHAELPKDGRYASTVLSGIDGRKLGVASIVKFSRSAYLELVAARFHKVKVGLLVLGMFVLALYAARILSNLTSLFLRIVGITAIIWIVRYLLLWLEVPQILVQWSIFDPGHFASKFGNGLAKSVGEMTLTSLALFTNVAGVFRFVRDEPTGSPERRMWLPMRIVAAVAVAALIYLLLRGYAATIRSAVIDSNFRFNDPTVIVPPLELALMVFNLFVISASLIVVAVALTRFIVSLFESDRTGRDIKPWIFMAGLYVLASVVFGVVQETPLMSTSFRLFFGSGILIFAFFVHRNRRYRRKPILLGNAVSVLALSAVFFYPLLSQVIQERDRERVELFARDVLRPTDAWFTFNINEALQSFVTDEAFDVLLHGDKEELERLAFTSWAGSNAAQQGFNCSFTIYTPDGQEISRFAIGEQSAAAQEASLAVLKNHTTQIDVREAGSGMEAIKVYAGSLPIRAADELLGYGVVVISAAQQSLFRGETPRVFQTASHEKIESFYRTISVTEFKGERALSSGNLTLPVGYRIPPEARERFKDSTVTSMWVHETIAGRDYETYFARRLPSGDRIVALRMESLGFFWHVFGVVRTLVYFGLVLIGGFAAFLVVQWARRKPYRFTFRDRLLVALLIVSALPVIIISNYTRSFARERVEEYLAQRLSQETQMIEDKLTPVATRDSLIGQLASEVSTEHLVSGMKSDFNIYIGNTLFVSSRPELYESGILDRRLSGTAYAEVFVVGKRFHFEMENIGLYRYAVGYKPIIDTAESIIGVIAVPTLYRQDQIDEDVARTNAFLFGVSAIIFIGMALLAIAFANRIAAPIQKLTEATKRVSQGDLDVKVGIKAVGEIEDLVRSFETMTKDLKRNRENLVQYERELAWKEMAKQVAHEIKNPLTPMKLAIQHLRQTYRDKVENFDEIFEEISQMVIRQVDALGRIASEFSSFARMPSARLERCSVNDIVREAAYLFEQDQKVEFSIMLEQHLPPIMADREELRRAFINIIRNGIQAMDGEGRVEVSSADAGTEIEIRIRDFGCGIPDDIKGKLFQPNFSTKTDGMGLGLAIVKKTIEDMNGSIAIESIVNEGTTVIIRIPKVTADDGKPLRH
- a CDS encoding DUF4783 domain-containing protein — protein: MRFVLPLAVFLAICFVPVGKAQEIPTGSRDFRVVFEEIQHGFEISKVSVFSPYLGLKVQVTLKGEENGYFSSNHAYYILENFLKSRKVISFEFSAVGETEAMPYATGTAVFSHKGAREIAQVYVALMKSADKWVISEINIY